From one Desmospora activa DSM 45169 genomic stretch:
- a CDS encoding Gfo/Idh/MocA family protein — protein sequence MSMFIAPMLERFGQNSAVVALLDRDPRRHEVCKHRFSQLKEVPEFAPQEFEQMIAQTKPDVLIVTGRDDTHADYIVNGLTYDLDILTEKPMTTTAADCRRILAAEKESKGRVMVAFNYRYSPIHTKIKEMVMAGKLGRITSVDLNWYIDTYHGSSYFQRWNRMRTFSGGLSIHKSSHHFDLVHWWLDQKPVEVFAHGALHYYGPEGEWNPRKAEGRVCATCTDKLHCAYYRRWNSRSQHTQVEDDHLSSSARVAAAEQYSDYRPDQCMFDGEIDIEDTYTATIKYDGGALLSYSINFSLPYEGYRLAINGTKGRLETTEYHVPNRVPFPFPEQTVDYFPLFGSKEIIHVVKREGGHGGGDPVLQEDLFLGDDPARPYRILSNSEDGALAVATGEAVWRSVKEHRPVSIAELLQVEGVQSGSRR from the coding sequence ATGTCGATGTTTATCGCGCCCATGCTGGAGCGCTTCGGTCAAAATAGTGCTGTCGTCGCGCTGTTGGATCGCGATCCACGGCGGCATGAGGTATGTAAACATCGCTTTTCTCAGTTGAAAGAGGTACCGGAGTTTGCGCCACAGGAGTTTGAACAGATGATTGCGCAAACCAAACCGGATGTGCTGATTGTGACCGGTAGGGACGATACTCACGCCGATTACATTGTAAACGGGTTAACCTATGATTTGGATATTCTCACCGAAAAGCCGATGACGACGACAGCAGCGGATTGTCGCCGGATTTTAGCGGCGGAAAAAGAGAGTAAGGGTCGGGTGATGGTCGCCTTTAATTATCGCTATAGCCCGATTCATACCAAAATTAAAGAGATGGTGATGGCGGGTAAGTTGGGGCGGATCACCTCTGTCGATCTCAACTGGTATATCGACACCTATCACGGTTCCAGCTATTTTCAGCGGTGGAATCGGATGCGAACATTTTCCGGCGGTTTGTCGATTCACAAGAGCTCCCACCATTTTGACTTGGTTCATTGGTGGCTGGATCAGAAGCCAGTGGAAGTGTTTGCCCACGGTGCCCTCCATTACTATGGGCCGGAGGGAGAGTGGAATCCGCGCAAAGCGGAAGGGCGGGTTTGCGCCACCTGTACGGACAAACTGCATTGTGCCTACTACCGCCGCTGGAATTCCCGCAGTCAACATACCCAAGTAGAAGATGATCACCTCTCCAGTTCGGCTAGGGTGGCTGCGGCGGAACAATACAGCGACTATCGCCCCGACCAATGCATGTTTGACGGGGAAATCGATATCGAGGATACGTACACGGCTACAATCAAATATGACGGTGGTGCCCTGCTCAGTTATTCGATCAACTTTTCTTTGCCCTATGAAGGATACCGTTTGGCGATTAACGGGACAAAAGGACGGCTGGAAACGACGGAGTATCATGTGCCCAATCGTGTTCCTTTTCCCTTTCCAGAGCAGACGGTCGATTACTTCCCGCTGTTTGGATCGAAAGAGATCATCCATGTGGTCAAACGGGAAGGCGGACACGGCGGAGGAGATCCCGTGTTACAGGAAGACTTGTTCTTAGGGGATGACCCGGCACGTCCGTATCGGATCTTGTCCAACAGTGAAGACGGCGCCTTGGCGGTAGCGACAGGGGAAGCCGTCTGGCGCTCGGTTAAAGAACACCGTCCCGTCTCCATCGCGGAGTTGCTTCAGGTGGAAGGAGTGCAGAGCGGATCGAGGCGGTGA
- a CDS encoding carbohydrate ABC transporter permease: MVQDKTWGSRLFDIFNYILLTVVALVTILPFIHVIAGSFATVKEVTQKSFLLIPTEFTLDAYRYIFSTDTILRSLFVSIGITIIGTLFSMFLTTMMAYGLSRRDLDGRRVIMFMVVFTMLFNGGMIPTFLVVKAMGLIDSYMALILPTAINAFNLIIMRNFFQNLPAGLEEAAKIDGCNDIGILFRIVLPLSKPVLATISLFYAVTYWNTYMNAILYLNDPTKWPIQVVLRQIVILASGMSVDGAAFDPDFVAPPEQTVKMAVIVVATVPVLLVYPFLQKYFAKGALLGSIKD, from the coding sequence GTGGTACAGGATAAGACATGGGGCAGCCGCCTATTCGATATCTTCAACTATATCCTACTGACAGTGGTTGCATTGGTGACGATTTTACCCTTTATCCATGTGATCGCCGGTTCGTTTGCCACAGTAAAGGAAGTGACGCAAAAATCGTTTCTGCTGATTCCGACTGAATTTACCTTGGATGCCTATCGCTATATCTTTTCTACAGATACGATTTTGCGCAGTCTGTTTGTTTCAATCGGGATTACAATCATAGGAACTTTATTTAGTATGTTTTTAACGACGATGATGGCATATGGATTGTCACGCCGGGATTTGGATGGCAGACGGGTGATTATGTTTATGGTTGTCTTCACCATGCTGTTTAACGGCGGGATGATTCCCACCTTTTTGGTCGTCAAGGCGATGGGGTTGATCGACTCCTATATGGCATTGATTCTTCCGACGGCCATCAACGCGTTTAACTTGATCATTATGCGCAATTTTTTTCAAAACCTCCCCGCCGGCTTGGAAGAGGCGGCCAAAATCGACGGATGTAACGATATCGGCATTCTGTTCCGCATCGTTCTACCGTTATCCAAGCCAGTTCTTGCCACGATTTCGCTGTTTTATGCCGTTACCTATTGGAATACGTATATGAATGCCATCTTGTACCTAAACGATCCCACCAAATGGCCGATTCAGGTCGTCTTGCGGCAAATCGTCATTTTAGCCTCCGGCATGAGCGTGGACGGTGCCGCCTTTGATCCCGATTTTGTCGCTCCGCCGGAACAGACGGTGAAAATGGCCGTGATCGTGGTTGCCACCGTTCCTGTCCTGCTGGTTTATCCCTTTTTACAAAAGTATTTTGCTAAAGGGGCACTGTTAGGTTCAATCAAAGATTAA
- a CDS encoding ABC transporter permease yields the protein MKSQTAIDQQTVIKRKMRSELWKRIDRNKLLYLMILPGLIYFLIFKYAPMWGLVIAFQDYQPYLGVMGSEWVGLEHFRTLFSDPWFWTIFKNTLLLFLFNLLFFFPIPIILALMLNEVRLQFFKRTVQTMVYIPHFMSWVIIVSISFVMLTKDGGIINDLIAMLGFEKINFLLSSEWFRPMYILQVIWREAGWGTIIYLAAIAAVDPQLYEAARMDGAGRFRQIWHITLPAIRSVIVILLILKIGDILELGFEHVYLLLNPMNRDVAEIFDTFVYTTGLQQGNYSYSAAVGFFKSIIGLILVVLANRLAKKFGEEGVY from the coding sequence ATGAAAAGCCAAACCGCCATTGACCAACAGACGGTGATCAAACGAAAAATGAGATCAGAATTATGGAAACGGATCGACAGAAACAAGCTGCTCTATCTGATGATCCTCCCAGGGCTGATTTATTTCCTAATCTTTAAATACGCCCCCATGTGGGGGTTGGTAATTGCGTTTCAAGATTATCAACCTTATCTGGGTGTGATGGGGAGCGAATGGGTCGGATTGGAACATTTCCGTACGTTGTTTTCCGATCCATGGTTTTGGACCATCTTTAAAAATACACTGCTGCTGTTTCTGTTTAATCTACTTTTCTTCTTTCCGATTCCCATTATTTTAGCCTTGATGTTAAACGAAGTGCGGTTGCAGTTTTTTAAGCGCACCGTCCAGACGATGGTTTACATTCCCCATTTTATGTCCTGGGTGATCATTGTCTCCATCTCCTTTGTGATGTTGACCAAGGACGGTGGGATTATCAATGATCTGATCGCCATGCTCGGTTTTGAAAAAATCAACTTTTTGCTCAGTTCCGAGTGGTTCCGACCGATGTATATCTTACAGGTGATCTGGCGGGAAGCTGGATGGGGTACGATCATTTATTTGGCGGCGATTGCAGCGGTCGACCCGCAACTGTATGAAGCGGCACGGATGGACGGTGCCGGACGCTTTCGTCAGATCTGGCACATTACCTTACCGGCGATTCGCAGCGTGATTGTGATTCTACTCATCTTGAAGATCGGGGATATTCTGGAGCTAGGTTTTGAACATGTTTATTTGCTCCTGAATCCAATGAACCGTGACGTGGCGGAAATCTTTGATACCTTTGTTTATACCACCGGATTACAACAAGGGAACTACAGCTATAGCGCCGCCGTCGGCTTCTTTAAATCGATTATCGGGTTGATTTTGGTGGTATTGGCCAATCGCTTAGCTAAAAAATTCGGCGAAGAGGGCGTCTATTAA
- a CDS encoding extracellular solute-binding protein, with the protein MNKRVLAIVAAFSLALTSVSSGCGREEAALQKEGGKAPFTFRMMVNQQSPVTPDPWIEELLEERTNTDIRIQWVPDGSYNEKLFTAMTTDTLPEAVFMKNQATYELLKDAIRGGQFWEIGPYLDEYEHLRNLNPEVLQNTSVDGKIYGLYQERPLSRQGIIYRKDWADNLGLSAPTTTDDLYQMLKQFTINDPDQNGVHDTFGLSDRNDLVYGAFKTVSSYFGTPNNWGEIDGRLLPEFMHPSYIDTMEFFRKLHREGFINQDFPVTSKKEQMKRFVSGKAGVYIGAMGDVAFLYDDAVKTNPDVELDVQNRIKGPTGDLGIWAIPGYGTVILFPKSSVTTEAELKKILAFFDQLMAPEHANLLQYGMEGIHFHRVEGKANPVEDRALLNREVRPYTGMLVGGPETTDMLEAHYTLDVKVKAEEWIKDNHNFIIHDPTAPLDSDTDAEHGVRLREIITDATYQYILGEIDQVGFDKAVERWKKEGGNKIIAEYNEAYQQSK; encoded by the coding sequence ATGAACAAACGGGTGTTGGCAATTGTGGCAGCGTTTTCATTGGCGTTGACATCGGTATCATCCGGGTGTGGGCGGGAGGAAGCTGCCCTACAAAAGGAGGGAGGTAAGGCCCCTTTTACTTTTCGTATGATGGTAAATCAGCAATCGCCGGTTACCCCCGATCCCTGGATCGAAGAGCTCTTGGAAGAACGCACCAACACCGACATCCGCATTCAATGGGTTCCCGACGGCAGCTATAATGAGAAGTTATTTACGGCCATGACTACGGATACATTACCGGAAGCGGTCTTTATGAAAAATCAGGCTACCTATGAGTTGTTAAAAGATGCGATTCGCGGAGGGCAGTTTTGGGAGATTGGCCCGTACTTGGATGAGTATGAACACTTACGCAATCTAAATCCGGAAGTGCTGCAAAACACATCAGTGGACGGAAAAATCTATGGGCTTTATCAGGAAAGACCCTTATCCCGGCAAGGGATCATCTATCGAAAAGATTGGGCCGATAATCTGGGCCTATCCGCTCCCACCACGACTGATGATCTGTATCAGATGTTGAAGCAGTTTACTATAAACGATCCCGACCAAAACGGCGTGCACGACACTTTTGGCTTATCGGACCGCAATGATCTCGTTTACGGGGCGTTTAAAACCGTCAGTTCATACTTTGGCACCCCCAACAATTGGGGTGAAATCGACGGACGCTTACTGCCGGAGTTTATGCACCCCAGTTATATCGATACAATGGAATTTTTCCGCAAGTTGCATCGTGAGGGCTTCATCAATCAAGATTTTCCGGTAACTAGCAAAAAGGAACAAATGAAGCGATTCGTCTCCGGCAAAGCGGGTGTCTATATCGGAGCGATGGGGGATGTCGCATTTTTGTATGACGATGCGGTTAAAACCAATCCCGATGTTGAGTTGGATGTACAAAATCGCATCAAAGGTCCCACGGGTGACTTAGGAATATGGGCGATTCCCGGTTACGGCACGGTTATCCTTTTCCCAAAATCCTCCGTTACAACGGAAGCGGAGCTAAAAAAAATCCTCGCCTTTTTTGACCAGTTGATGGCACCGGAGCATGCCAATCTGCTGCAATACGGTATGGAAGGCATCCATTTCCATCGGGTGGAGGGAAAGGCTAATCCGGTTGAAGACAGAGCGTTACTCAACCGCGAGGTACGCCCCTATACGGGGATGCTTGTGGGTGGCCCTGAGACGACCGATATGTTAGAGGCTCATTACACCCTGGATGTAAAGGTAAAAGCGGAAGAGTGGATCAAGGATAACCACAACTTTATCATCCATGATCCAACCGCTCCACTGGATTCGGATACCGATGCGGAACATGGGGTGCGATTGCGGGAAATTATTACAGACGCAACTTATCAGTATATTTTGGGGGAGATCGATCAAGTGGGCTTTGATAAAGCAGTGGAGCGCTGGAAAAAGGAAGGCGGAAACAAAATCATAGCGGAATACAACGAGGCGTACCAGCAGTCGAAGTAA
- a CDS encoding rhamnogalacturonan acetylesterase — protein sequence MGKSARLFLIGDSTVSDYPHERAPMAGWGQMLPAFVNDGIEVHNHALCGRSSKSFHEEGHFAAVEQGMQEGDLLLIQFGHNDAKQEEARYTDPDTSYVSYLQGYVDAARKKGALPLLVTPVRRRTFDEEGELKDCHGKYPGAMARLAQSEGVPLLDLEQRTAALFISLGPEKSKHLFTWLEPGQHRNYPNGLQDDTHFNETGAHRVAELVASGLQHLGQPYRSFISGRQLSE from the coding sequence ATGGGAAAAAGCGCACGCCTTTTTCTAATCGGCGACTCCACCGTGTCCGATTATCCGCATGAGCGAGCACCGATGGCAGGGTGGGGACAGATGCTGCCCGCTTTTGTCAATGACGGTATTGAGGTCCACAACCATGCGTTGTGTGGACGCAGTAGTAAAAGCTTTCACGAGGAGGGCCATTTTGCAGCGGTGGAACAAGGGATGCAGGAGGGGGATCTCCTCCTTATCCAATTTGGGCACAACGATGCCAAGCAGGAGGAGGCGCGCTATACCGACCCGGATACCTCCTATGTTTCCTATTTGCAGGGGTATGTGGATGCCGCCAGGAAAAAAGGGGCACTACCGCTTTTGGTGACACCAGTTCGACGAAGAACTTTCGACGAAGAAGGGGAGCTAAAAGATTGCCACGGCAAATACCCAGGGGCTATGGCTCGGCTGGCACAATCGGAGGGTGTTCCGCTGCTGGATTTGGAACAGAGAACCGCCGCGTTATTCATTTCCCTCGGCCCGGAGAAAAGCAAACACCTGTTTACCTGGCTGGAACCGGGACAACATCGCAATTATCCCAATGGACTCCAGGACGATACTCACTTTAATGAAACGGGGGCCCATAGGGTGGCGGAGTTGGTGGCAAGTGGGTTACAGCACTTGGGACAACCATACCGTTCCTTTATAAGTGGTAGGCAACTGTCTGAATAG